Proteins encoded together in one Coffea arabica cultivar ET-39 chromosome 2c, Coffea Arabica ET-39 HiFi, whole genome shotgun sequence window:
- the LOC140004503 gene encoding vacuolar protein sorting-associated protein 28 homolog 2: protein MNMEVKLWNDKREREMYDNFAELFAIIKATEKLEKAYVRDIISPIEYETECQKLIAHFKTLSSTLKDTVPNIERFHDTYKMDCPAALNRLVTSGVPATIEHRAAAAMSATTSAAIVAECVQNFITAMDSLKLNMVAVDQVHPLLSDLSASLNKLSILPHDFEGKTKMREWIARLSKMGAADELTEQQARQLHFDLESSYNSFMAALPAAGT from the coding sequence ATGAACATGGAGGTCAAGCTATGGAATGACAAGCGTGAAAGGGAGATGTATGACAACTTTGCTGAGCTTTTTGCAATTATAAAGGCCACCGAGAAGCTTGAAAAAGCTTATGTTCGTGACATCATATCACCAATCGAGTATGAAACTGAATGCCAAAAACTGATTGCACATTTTAAAACCCTGTCTTCAACATTGAAAGATACTGTGCCCAACATTGAGCGATTTCATGACACATATAAAATGGACTGCCCTGCTGCCCTTAATCGGCTGGTTACCTCAGGAGTTCCTGCCACCATCGAGCATCGAGCTGCTGCTGCGATGTCAGCCACTACCTCTGCTGCTATAGTGGCAGAATGCGTGCAAAACTTCATTACTGCTATGGACTCCCTGAAGCTAAACATGGTTGCTGTTGATCAGGTACATCCACTTCTTTCAGATTTGTCTGCTTCCCTGAATAAACTTTCAATCCTGCCCCATGATTTTGAGGGCAAGACAAAGATGAGAGAGTGGATAGCCAGGCTGTCAAAGATGGGAGCTGCAGATGAGTTGACAGAGCAGCAGGCTCGACAACTTCACTTTGACCTGGAATCGTCTTATAATTCATTCATGGCAGCATTGCCTGCTGCTGGAACTTAG